The following are encoded in a window of bacterium genomic DNA:
- a CDS encoding TrkA family potassium uptake protein, which yields MKSVAVIGLGNFGFWVAKTLFNLGHEVMGIDVNKDAVQRSQAILSQAIISDATKKETLIKLGLEHIDAAVVSTGDNVSACTLITLHLKEIGIKKIVVKAIDEDHGRILEKVGATDVIFPEKDMGIKIAKSLTTPNILDYLSMTEDYEIAELAPSKDFIGKSLVELDLSNRFRIQIIGVKELVPERFTLIPPANFIIKDSDVLVVLGKNSDIERIKE from the coding sequence ATGAAAAGCGTGGCGGTAATCGGTCTGGGAAATTTTGGTTTTTGGGTGGCCAAAACCCTCTTTAATTTAGGGCATGAAGTAATGGGGATTGATGTCAATAAAGATGCGGTTCAAAGAAGCCAGGCTATTCTTAGCCAGGCCATTATTTCAGATGCGACTAAAAAGGAAACGCTTATCAAGCTCGGTTTGGAACACATAGATGCGGCTGTGGTCAGCACCGGTGATAATGTAAGCGCTTGCACCCTGATAACCTTGCACTTAAAAGAAATAGGCATAAAAAAGATCGTAGTCAAGGCCATAGATGAAGACCATGGCAGGATCTTGGAAAAAGTAGGGGCGACGGATGTGATTTTCCCGGAAAAAGATATGGGGATAAAGATAGCCAAAAGCTTAACCACGCCTAATATCCTTGATTATCTATCAATGACTGAAGATTACGAGATTGCAGAACTGGCGCCCTCAAAGGATTTTATAGGCAAGTCTTTGGTTGAGTTGGATTTGTCCAACCGTTTTCGCATTCAGATTATTGGGGTAAAGGAGTTAGTGCCTGAAAGATTTACACTTATACCCCCAGCAAACTTTATTATTAAGGATAGTGATGTCCTGGTAGTTCTGGGTAAAAACTCGGATATTGAAAGGATAAAGGAGTAA